The Gemmatimonadota bacterium genome contains a region encoding:
- a CDS encoding DUF5996 family protein, whose translation MTVQSDADRWPAIPYASWGDTLSTVHMWTQILGKIRLVHAPVANHWWDAVLHVTARGLTTTPVPHPAGTFDMEFDFVEHVLRIRAVEGGSAAVALETGTVAAFYASVMDVLTSLGRPVAIRTNPNEVPEPIPFQQNTAPAAYDAEAAARFWRALVEVDRVFKAFRARFTGKCSPVHFFWGAPDLAVTRFSGRVAPAHPGGVPGLPDWVTREAYSHEVSSAGFWPGSPDMEAAFYSYAYPTPDGFAHADVGPPGAFWSEQMGEFFLPYEVVRSAPDPDAALMEFLQSSYEAAANLGDWDRASLERPTGELRRLEEAVAIG comes from the coding sequence ATGACTGTGCAGTCAGATGCCGACCGCTGGCCGGCCATCCCCTACGCTTCGTGGGGCGATACTCTTTCAACAGTTCACATGTGGACCCAGATCCTAGGCAAGATCCGGCTCGTTCACGCTCCGGTAGCGAATCACTGGTGGGACGCCGTCCTCCACGTGACCGCTCGTGGACTGACCACCACCCCGGTGCCCCATCCCGCAGGGACCTTCGACATGGAGTTCGATTTCGTCGAACACGTCCTCCGAATCAGGGCTGTCGAAGGGGGTTCGGCCGCGGTTGCACTCGAAACCGGAACGGTTGCGGCCTTCTACGCCAGCGTCATGGACGTCTTGACTTCGCTGGGCCGCCCAGTGGCGATTCGCACGAACCCCAACGAAGTGCCCGAGCCCATTCCTTTCCAGCAGAACACGGCGCCAGCCGCCTACGACGCGGAGGCCGCCGCACGGTTCTGGCGTGCGTTGGTCGAGGTCGACCGTGTGTTCAAGGCTTTCCGCGCACGCTTCACTGGCAAGTGCAGTCCCGTGCACTTCTTCTGGGGAGCCCCCGATCTGGCCGTTACGAGGTTCAGCGGACGCGTAGCGCCCGCGCACCCCGGCGGCGTCCCCGGTCTGCCGGACTGGGTGACCCGCGAGGCCTACTCGCACGAAGTGAGCAGCGCCGGATTTTGGCCTGGTTCGCCCGACATGGAGGCGGCTTTCTACTCGTATGCGTACCCGACCCCCGACGGATTCGCCCACGCCGATGTGGGCCCACCCGGGGCGTTCTGGAGCGAACAAATGGGCGAGTTCTTCCTGCCTTATGAAGTCGTGCGCTCGGCGCCGGATCCAGACGCTGCGCTGATGGAGTTCCTACAGAGCTCGTATGAGGCGGCCGCGAATCTGGGAGACTGGGACCGGGCATCACTCGAGCGGCCGACGGGGGAACTGCGTCGCCTGGAGGAGGCGGTCGCGATCGGATAG